A portion of the Bacillus thuringiensis genome contains these proteins:
- a CDS encoding efflux RND transporter periplasmic adaptor subunit, with the protein MLPNTVRTPNKKKKWIIIGVIALIVIVAAINIFVMQGKKKGASTTSDAVSFEKVTERKLNNTKLISGQVKPGNIESFYADPTKGKVKDIEVKEGQEVEKGTKLFSYDNEEINLQMKQAELDQKMADMRYDQGKKKIDSLKKEIKKAKDSGAGKEVTDPMDEQVNELEIAQKTTDLEKEKGKLQKEELSKKQKELTIYSNFAGVVQKLDKDAAQSSSQALGGQGKSFLQVASKDPFQVQGTLTELQKSQIQKDQTFTVTAKANNKKKWTGKITEVSEFPTSAEMAQAGGMGEATQNMSQYTYKASLDSQDGLSPGYHVSLQVNLENKTMIAVPSKSIVEKGDDAFVYVEDKGKLRKQNVKKGSTDGDWTEVVEGVTVGQKVVKNPSDDVYDGMEVKEK; encoded by the coding sequence ATGTTACCAAATACGGTTCGTACTCCAAACAAGAAGAAGAAATGGATTATTATTGGGGTTATTGCACTAATTGTTATTGTAGCGGCAATTAATATTTTTGTTATGCAAGGTAAGAAGAAGGGTGCATCAACAACGTCTGATGCTGTAAGTTTTGAGAAAGTGACAGAGCGTAAGCTGAATAATACAAAATTAATTTCTGGTCAGGTGAAGCCTGGTAATATTGAAAGCTTCTATGCAGATCCGACCAAAGGAAAAGTGAAAGATATTGAGGTAAAAGAAGGGCAAGAGGTAGAAAAAGGTACGAAGTTATTCTCTTATGACAATGAAGAGATTAACCTTCAAATGAAGCAAGCTGAGCTTGATCAGAAGATGGCGGATATGCGTTATGATCAAGGAAAGAAGAAGATTGATTCGCTCAAGAAAGAAATTAAGAAGGCAAAAGATAGCGGAGCTGGGAAAGAAGTAACAGATCCGATGGACGAGCAAGTAAACGAATTAGAGATAGCTCAAAAGACAACTGACCTTGAGAAAGAAAAAGGAAAGTTGCAGAAAGAAGAGTTAAGTAAGAAGCAGAAAGAGCTTACGATCTATAGTAATTTCGCTGGTGTTGTTCAAAAGTTAGATAAAGATGCGGCACAAAGTTCATCTCAAGCGTTAGGTGGTCAAGGAAAATCGTTTTTACAAGTAGCTTCTAAAGATCCATTCCAAGTTCAAGGTACGTTAACTGAGCTTCAGAAGTCACAAATTCAAAAGGATCAAACATTCACTGTAACGGCGAAAGCAAATAATAAGAAGAAGTGGACAGGTAAGATTACAGAGGTAAGTGAGTTCCCTACGAGTGCAGAGATGGCGCAAGCTGGCGGCATGGGTGAAGCAACTCAAAATATGTCCCAATATACATATAAAGCTAGCCTTGATAGTCAAGATGGTTTATCTCCAGGTTATCACGTTTCTCTGCAAGTAAACTTAGAGAATAAGACGATGATTGCTGTTCCAAGTAAGAGCATTGTAGAAAAAGGCGATGATGCATTTGTTTATGTTGAGGATAAAGGGAAGCTTCGTAAACAAAATGTGAAAAAAGGTTCTACTGATGGAGACTGGACAGAGGTTGTAGAAGGCGTAACAGTGGGGCAAAAGGTGGTTAAAAATCCTTCCGACGATGTGTATGACGGAATGGAAGTGAAAGAGAAATGA
- a CDS encoding MFS transporter: MFKWLKPAPAIERLPADMIDRVYRLLRIRVLIGISVGYAAYYLVRSNFTLSSTYLVQEYGFSTAEIGLLGSVMAIVYGFSKFFMGNLSDKAFAQRFIAVGLFLSGLVNICFGFASSFGMIVTLLVVNGIVQGMGAPPCSIVMTKWFSKKERGTKTGLWNISHNVGGMLVPPLVGIGVGIFGENHWQGGVFIFPAIIAMVISVLVWINAKDTPESEGLPPIDEYRNDYENLEKADNANKMSPKEILMKYVVKNKFVWFLCIANAFVYLIRFGVINWVPLYLTTVKGFSKAEAHAAYAIFEGMAIPSSLIVGFLSDKLFKGKRMPLCIISMVGVVIGTFIYWQATSVLVVSIAVSIIGCLIYVPQFLIGLSAMELVPKFAVGTTVGMCGLFGYVGGSLVANAAIGVIVDRSGWDGCFILLLTGAVLSTIFLFIVQRGHERKDPKVA; this comes from the coding sequence ATGTTTAAATGGCTCAAGCCAGCACCTGCAATTGAAAGATTGCCAGCGGATATGATCGACCGTGTATATCGATTACTACGTATTCGTGTGTTAATCGGGATTTCAGTTGGATATGCTGCTTATTATTTAGTTCGTAGTAACTTTACGTTATCAAGTACGTATTTAGTACAAGAATATGGTTTTAGTACAGCTGAAATTGGTCTACTAGGTTCAGTAATGGCAATTGTTTATGGATTTAGTAAGTTCTTTATGGGTAATTTATCAGATAAAGCTTTCGCCCAGCGCTTTATCGCAGTCGGTTTATTCTTATCAGGGCTTGTAAATATTTGTTTCGGCTTTGCATCATCATTTGGGATGATTGTTACATTACTTGTTGTTAACGGTATTGTACAAGGTATGGGAGCACCGCCTTGTAGTATTGTTATGACGAAATGGTTCTCGAAGAAAGAACGCGGTACGAAAACAGGTCTTTGGAATATTTCACATAACGTTGGTGGAATGCTTGTGCCACCACTTGTCGGAATTGGTGTAGGTATTTTTGGTGAAAACCATTGGCAAGGCGGCGTGTTTATTTTCCCTGCAATTATCGCAATGGTAATTTCAGTTCTTGTTTGGATTAATGCGAAGGATACACCAGAATCTGAAGGTCTTCCTCCAATTGATGAGTATCGTAATGACTATGAAAATCTTGAAAAAGCAGATAATGCTAACAAGATGTCACCAAAAGAAATTTTAATGAAGTATGTAGTGAAAAATAAATTTGTATGGTTCTTATGTATTGCGAATGCTTTTGTTTATTTAATTCGTTTCGGCGTTATTAACTGGGTTCCACTTTATTTAACGACAGTTAAAGGATTTTCAAAAGCAGAAGCACATGCGGCATATGCAATCTTTGAAGGTATGGCAATTCCAAGTTCATTAATCGTTGGTTTTTTAAGTGATAAATTATTTAAAGGAAAACGTATGCCATTATGTATTATTAGTATGGTTGGAGTTGTTATTGGTACGTTTATATATTGGCAAGCAACTAGCGTACTTGTTGTAAGTATTGCAGTTTCTATTATCGGTTGTTTAATTTATGTACCACAGTTCTTAATCGGTTTAAGTGCGATGGAATTAGTACCGAAATTTGCAGTAGGTACGACAGTTGGTATGTGTGGTCTATTCGGTTATGTAGGCGGAAGTCTTGTAGCTAACGCAGCAATTGGTGTTATTGTTGATCGTTCTGGCTGGGATGGTTGTTTCATCTTACTATTAACAGGTGCGGTTTTATCAACAATCTTCTTATTTATTGTTCAACGTGGACATGAGAGAAAAGATCCTAAAGTAGCGTAA
- a CDS encoding ABC transporter substrate-binding protein: MRKIAFFFFLLVIGGAMSSCSRDTTSIKYSKNGLPILDDRHIVAYVAAREEVGEALLSSFCKPRGCTYEFIRLSTEELLRRVEEEAGNPKADIIIGGTVDAHQMMKQKNLSIPVISQHANRISKTVKDKDGYWYGYEVEKLAIAINKERWNEEIAPLGLSYPLRWKDLLNPVYKGKIVMPDPNVSGTAYTFFQSLIDTLGEEEAKEYVKNLAEQVGEVTVNGYIPAELVASGEYMIGINFMGDQRMLQKQGFPILSNEPEQTGLSVNAISKLKRAPSGIIADLFIDYCLSEEAGHILEKVSFGVPTMFAKNEKEIEGQPVRRTNQNISNSGIIEIWNRQRLSLK; encoded by the coding sequence ATGAGAAAGATAGCCTTTTTCTTCTTTTTGCTAGTAATTGGAGGAGCGATGTCTAGTTGCTCTCGAGATACAACCTCTATTAAATATAGTAAAAATGGTCTCCCTATTTTGGATGATCGTCATATTGTTGCGTATGTAGCGGCTCGTGAGGAAGTTGGTGAAGCGTTACTTTCATCATTTTGTAAACCGCGCGGATGTACGTATGAATTTATTCGTCTTTCAACAGAAGAACTTCTTCGTAGAGTGGAAGAAGAAGCTGGAAATCCGAAGGCGGATATTATTATTGGCGGTACAGTAGATGCGCATCAAATGATGAAGCAAAAAAATCTTTCTATTCCTGTGATAAGCCAACATGCAAATCGTATTTCAAAAACTGTTAAAGATAAAGATGGTTATTGGTACGGTTATGAAGTGGAGAAGCTGGCAATTGCGATTAATAAAGAGCGGTGGAATGAGGAAATAGCGCCGCTCGGTCTCTCGTATCCGTTAAGATGGAAAGATTTATTGAATCCAGTATATAAAGGAAAGATTGTCATGCCCGATCCAAATGTTTCAGGTACAGCATATACGTTTTTCCAATCACTTATTGATACGTTAGGTGAAGAGGAAGCGAAGGAATATGTGAAGAATCTGGCAGAACAAGTTGGAGAAGTAACAGTGAATGGTTACATCCCAGCAGAACTTGTTGCGAGTGGTGAATATATGATAGGCATCAACTTTATGGGAGATCAGAGAATGCTTCAAAAACAAGGCTTTCCGATTTTAAGTAACGAACCTGAGCAAACAGGGTTATCCGTTAATGCGATTTCGAAACTAAAACGTGCACCGAGTGGTATTATTGCGGATTTATTTATTGATTATTGTTTATCAGAAGAAGCGGGTCACATTTTAGAAAAAGTGTCGTTTGGCGTACCAACGATGTTTGCGAAGAATGAGAAAGAAATAGAAGGACAGCCGGTTAGAAGGACGAACCAAAATATATCAAATAGCGGAATAATCGAGATATGGAATAGACAGCGTCTCTCTCTGAAGTGA
- a CDS encoding DUF3919 family protein produces the protein MKRLSFQILMFVICMIVSLVLFYVMEKQIYNRINIVNDKQAVLQRVNESLPIEVKVRHEKWGEIVVTDEVRLHTIVSFFDRIRIEPGDVKSKEQVFTGEVTYLNGHKRTFAVGDLFQYGENVYGKNGMDPMISALQTYLLSLYYTPERISDFFASAKDVVVRQGDVVRTINLTHILDSIRYAKQITDYGEIQKLLQSQNEPIAYITAYKTGKRVKNDREDILTISLYPSYFVVQYLGDNNGNVMYMKGSLAELFVKENAS, from the coding sequence ATGAAAAGGCTATCATTTCAAATTCTTATGTTTGTCATTTGTATGATTGTTTCTCTTGTTTTGTTTTATGTTATGGAGAAGCAAATATATAATCGAATCAACATTGTAAATGATAAACAAGCCGTTTTACAAAGGGTGAATGAATCTCTTCCAATTGAAGTGAAAGTAAGACATGAAAAGTGGGGAGAAATTGTTGTAACGGATGAAGTTCGTTTGCATACGATTGTTTCATTCTTTGACCGAATTCGAATAGAGCCAGGTGACGTTAAGAGCAAAGAACAAGTATTTACTGGAGAAGTAACGTACTTGAATGGACATAAGCGTACTTTTGCAGTAGGTGACTTGTTCCAGTATGGGGAAAATGTATACGGAAAGAATGGCATGGATCCGATGATTTCAGCACTTCAAACGTATTTATTAAGCCTGTATTACACACCAGAGCGTATTAGTGATTTCTTTGCTTCAGCAAAGGATGTCGTAGTACGTCAAGGTGATGTGGTACGTACTATCAATCTTACGCACATACTTGATTCTATTCGATACGCAAAGCAAATTACAGATTACGGAGAAATTCAGAAGTTATTACAATCGCAGAATGAACCGATTGCTTATATTACAGCTTATAAAACAGGTAAGCGTGTAAAGAATGATCGTGAAGATATTCTTACGATTTCTTTGTATCCATCGTACTTTGTGGTGCAATATCTCGGTGATAATAACGGTAATGTCATGTATATGAAAGGCTCTCTAGCAGAGTTATTCGTAAAGGAGAATGCGTCATGA
- a CDS encoding sensor histidine kinase, with protein sequence MSLKRNMVFGIVGLLIPIFVLLYAVVYITLEKNMYHNAADSLEKLSVEAQIYTMNYLEKEAEVDTLGPNSLLIASYLAKRMDVRVQMIGKNGDVVADTQKGALLHRNIDIESSLKGKKSYVFEEADPAPILLFSSPVYYGNDVIGSIRFINELTGEKEVLTNVSWTFLMASLCLVAAGIFFAIRLAKSLHKPIDQLRQMAQRLANGDYKSKIELNEYVEIAQLSASFNAMADGIELHIKQLQEEKEKQKDFLDRITHELKTPLTAIIGYVDLIPKLQSKEDVQESLRYVSVESERLLSLVEELLKSSKYGKSTFEVSPTVVNIKELAEEAVSIVKPRLNQFEIEVINELTDVHVVADFDKTKQIFLNVLDNAIKYSDASHIRMNVIVNEYEAKVFVHDDGIGIDEVVLAEWNESPKGKALPSSYGNGYGLYICQEIMNKQGGSMRIESSEEIGTTIFITFLLPRRMEDIKNLKAVK encoded by the coding sequence ATGTCTTTAAAGCGAAATATGGTGTTTGGAATAGTTGGGCTGTTAATTCCGATTTTTGTTCTTTTATATGCAGTTGTTTATATTACGTTAGAAAAGAATATGTATCATAACGCAGCAGATTCTTTAGAAAAATTAAGTGTAGAAGCACAAATTTATACGATGAATTATTTAGAGAAGGAAGCAGAAGTGGATACGCTTGGTCCGAATTCACTTTTAATTGCGTCGTATTTAGCGAAGCGTATGGATGTCCGTGTACAGATGATCGGGAAGAATGGCGATGTTGTTGCAGATACACAAAAAGGAGCATTGCTTCACCGTAACATCGACATTGAGAGTTCTTTGAAGGGGAAGAAGTCTTATGTTTTTGAGGAGGCGGATCCCGCTCCCATTCTTTTGTTTTCAAGCCCAGTATATTATGGAAACGATGTCATTGGAAGTATTCGTTTTATAAATGAGTTAACGGGTGAGAAGGAAGTTTTAACAAATGTGAGCTGGACATTCTTAATGGCGTCCCTTTGTTTAGTAGCTGCGGGTATTTTCTTTGCGATTCGTTTGGCGAAGTCTCTTCATAAACCAATTGATCAGTTGAGACAAATGGCACAGCGGCTTGCGAATGGTGATTATAAGAGTAAGATTGAGTTAAATGAGTACGTGGAAATCGCTCAGCTTTCAGCATCTTTTAACGCGATGGCCGATGGAATTGAGCTGCATATTAAGCAATTGCAGGAGGAGAAAGAGAAGCAGAAAGATTTCCTAGACCGCATTACGCATGAGCTAAAAACACCGCTAACGGCAATTATCGGTTATGTTGATTTAATTCCGAAGTTACAATCGAAAGAAGATGTACAGGAAAGTCTTCGTTATGTATCTGTGGAAAGTGAGCGTTTATTATCACTTGTAGAGGAACTACTCAAGTCTTCGAAATATGGGAAGAGTACGTTTGAAGTGTCTCCTACAGTTGTGAACATAAAGGAATTGGCAGAAGAAGCAGTTTCAATTGTGAAACCTCGCCTAAATCAGTTTGAAATTGAAGTGATAAATGAGTTAACGGATGTACATGTTGTTGCGGATTTTGATAAGACGAAGCAAATTTTCTTAAATGTGCTTGATAATGCAATTAAGTATAGTGATGCCTCGCACATTCGTATGAATGTAATTGTGAATGAGTATGAGGCGAAGGTTTTTGTTCATGATGATGGGATCGGTATAGATGAAGTGGTGCTTGCAGAGTGGAATGAGTCTCCGAAAGGAAAGGCACTTCCGTCTAGTTACGGGAATGGTTATGGTTTGTATATTTGTCAGGAGATTATGAATAAGCAGGGCGGAAGCATGCGGATTGAGAGTAGTGAAGAAATAGGTACTACAATATTCATTACATTTTTGCTTCCGAGAAGGATGGAAGACATAAAAAACTTGAAAGCGGTTAAATGA
- a CDS encoding response regulator transcription factor produces the protein MKILVVDDESSIRNLIRMQLEMEGYEVLAAADGREALERWNEGPDVLILDVMLPDTDGYELLRLFRERDRDIPVLMLTAKSQMNDKLLGLQLGADDYVTKPFNYAELILRVKNMARRVKKMETAVSHEVIEAGEIVICPKERKVHVSGQEIQLTYREFNLCQLFVSNPQRVFMRDELLEKVWGFEYIGNTRAVDIMVQRLRKKLGTSGEYIKTIYGVGYKLDC, from the coding sequence ATGAAAATACTTGTGGTTGATGATGAATCGAGTATTCGTAATTTGATTCGGATGCAGTTGGAGATGGAAGGTTATGAAGTATTAGCAGCGGCTGATGGGAGAGAAGCTTTAGAGCGATGGAATGAAGGACCGGATGTATTGATTTTGGATGTTATGCTTCCGGATACGGATGGGTATGAGTTGCTTCGTTTGTTTCGTGAGAGGGATAGGGATATTCCGGTGCTTATGTTAACGGCAAAGAGTCAGATGAATGATAAGTTGCTTGGATTGCAGCTTGGTGCTGATGATTATGTGACGAAGCCGTTTAATTATGCGGAGCTTATTCTTCGGGTTAAGAATATGGCGCGGCGTGTAAAGAAGATGGAGACCGCTGTAAGTCATGAAGTAATTGAGGCTGGAGAGATAGTGATTTGTCCTAAGGAAAGAAAGGTACATGTGAGTGGACAAGAGATTCAGTTAACGTACCGAGAGTTTAATTTATGTCAGTTGTTTGTTTCAAATCCGCAGCGTGTGTTTATGAGGGATGAGTTGCTTGAGAAAGTATGGGGATTTGAGTATATCGGAAATACAAGAGCAGTTGATATTATGGTGCAGAGACTTCGAAAGAAGCTTGGGACGAGCGGAGAATATATTAAGACAATTTATGGCGTTGGCTATAAACTGGATTGTTAA
- the galE gene encoding UDP-glucose 4-epimerase GalE, with product MNSILICGGAGYIGSHAVKKLVDEGLSVVVVDNLQTGHEDAITEGAKFYNGDLRDKSFLRDVFKQENIEAVMHFAADSLVGVSMEKPLQYYNNNVYGALCLLEVMDEFKVDKFIFSSTAATYGEVDVDLITEETMTNPTNTYGETKLAIEKMLHWYSQASNLRYKIFRYFNVAGATPNGIIGEDHRPETHLIPLVLQVALGQREKIMMFGDDYNTPDGTCIRDYIHVEDLVAAHFLGLKDLQNGGESDFYNLGNGNGFSVKEIVDAVREVTNHEIPAEVAPRRAGDPARLVASSKKAKEKLGWDPKYVNVKTIIEHAWNWHQKQPNGYAK from the coding sequence ATGAACTCAATCCTAATCTGCGGCGGAGCCGGGTACATCGGTTCTCACGCTGTGAAAAAATTAGTAGACGAAGGTTTATCTGTAGTAGTAGTAGATAACTTACAAACTGGTCATGAAGATGCAATTACGGAAGGCGCGAAGTTTTATAATGGCGACCTTCGTGATAAATCATTTTTAAGGGATGTTTTTAAACAAGAAAATATTGAGGCGGTTATGCACTTTGCAGCTGATTCTTTAGTTGGAGTTAGTATGGAAAAGCCCCTTCAATATTATAATAACAATGTGTATGGTGCACTTTGTTTATTAGAGGTAATGGATGAGTTTAAGGTAGATAAGTTCATTTTCTCTTCTACTGCGGCAACGTATGGTGAGGTAGATGTGGATCTTATTACTGAGGAAACGATGACAAATCCTACGAATACGTACGGAGAGACGAAGTTAGCAATCGAGAAGATGCTTCATTGGTATAGCCAAGCTTCTAATTTACGTTATAAGATTTTCAGATACTTTAACGTGGCTGGTGCAACTCCAAATGGTATTATTGGGGAAGATCACCGTCCAGAAACACATTTAATTCCTCTTGTGCTGCAAGTGGCTTTAGGTCAACGTGAGAAGATTATGATGTTTGGTGATGATTATAATACACCAGACGGTACTTGTATCCGTGATTATATTCATGTTGAAGATTTAGTAGCGGCTCATTTCTTAGGGCTTAAAGACTTGCAGAACGGCGGAGAGAGTGATTTCTATAACTTAGGAAATGGTAATGGTTTCAGTGTAAAAGAAATCGTTGATGCAGTTCGAGAAGTTACAAATCATGAAATTCCTGCTGAGGTAGCACCGCGCCGTGCGGGCGATCCAGCACGTTTAGTTGCTTCTTCTAAGAAAGCGAAAGAGAAGCTAGGATGGGATCCTAAGTATGTAAATGTTAAGACAATCATTGAACATGCTTGGAATTGGCATCAAAAGCAACCGAATGGATATGCTAAATAA
- a CDS encoding SGNH/GDSL hydrolase family protein, with protein MNKKALLVLVVFVLFIASIVSGKLYWNKKIANATGQTSEVTKTKAEVKDSGAKKEEKKEEKKEEKKEEKKQDAKSSFNEAYVKNLPDAVKEKLKKAAEDKKPVNLVIVGDEASSSAKDAWAAKLTTNLETAYGKGLWNVTVKEYKGESTEELIANKRDKEIAKDNPDVILFEPPFITDNGKTGNGNSVVNTQKFVQALSTSAKGATIMIQPSNPVYGAKNYPKSIEALKQFATQNNYTYIDHWGAWPDATTKAILPYLQEEFGFPSAKGHDVWAKYVTDYFVAK; from the coding sequence ATGAATAAGAAAGCATTACTTGTTCTTGTTGTTTTTGTATTGTTTATTGCTTCGATTGTGAGCGGTAAATTGTACTGGAATAAGAAGATTGCGAATGCAACGGGACAGACGAGTGAAGTAACGAAAACAAAGGCTGAAGTGAAAGATAGCGGAGCGAAAAAAGAAGAGAAAAAAGAAGAGAAAAAAGAAGAGAAAAAAGAAGAGAAAAAACAAGATGCTAAGTCATCTTTTAATGAGGCATACGTGAAGAACTTGCCAGATGCAGTGAAAGAGAAGTTAAAGAAAGCTGCTGAGGATAAAAAGCCAGTAAACCTTGTTATTGTTGGTGATGAAGCTTCTTCATCTGCAAAAGATGCTTGGGCAGCTAAGTTAACAACTAATTTAGAAACAGCTTACGGTAAAGGTTTATGGAATGTGACGGTAAAGGAATATAAGGGTGAAAGCACAGAAGAGTTAATCGCGAATAAGCGTGATAAAGAGATTGCGAAAGACAATCCAGATGTGATTTTATTTGAACCACCATTCATTACTGATAACGGTAAAACTGGTAATGGGAACTCTGTTGTGAATACACAGAAGTTTGTTCAAGCACTTTCTACTAGTGCAAAAGGCGCTACGATTATGATTCAACCATCAAATCCAGTGTATGGTGCGAAAAATTATCCGAAATCGATTGAAGCATTAAAACAATTTGCAACGCAAAATAATTATACATATATTGATCATTGGGGAGCATGGCCTGATGCGACAACAAAGGCTATCCTACCATACTTACAAGAAGAATTTGGTTTCCCAAGTGCAAAAGGACATGACGTTTGGGCGAAATATGTAACTGATTATTTTGTAGCTAAGTAA
- a CDS encoding LytR family transcriptional regulator — translation MKKKILFWVLGIIGVLIVGGGVYAYTVYSNVSNTLDAVHKPLDREKSEKREKKVDISDQKPISILMMGVDQRGEDQGRSDSLMLFTLNPTTKSMKIVSIPRDSYTEIVGKGTKDKINHAYAFGGIDMSVKTVENFLNVPVDHYIEVNMDGFKDIVDAVGGVDVNNDLDFTYEGIHFEKGNIHLDGSKALHYSRMRKLDPRGDFGRQMRQRQVIQAVIKKGASVSSLANYGDVLKAIEKNVKTSLTQDQMFDIQKNYKDCMQNSEEIQISGDGHKAADGIWYYYVPDAAKQDLTNKLRAHLELTK, via the coding sequence ATGAAAAAGAAAATTTTATTCTGGGTTCTGGGTATTATTGGAGTTCTTATTGTCGGTGGTGGAGTATATGCTTATACTGTTTATTCTAATGTTTCTAATACCTTAGATGCTGTCCATAAACCATTAGATCGTGAGAAATCTGAAAAACGAGAAAAGAAGGTAGATATTTCAGATCAAAAACCAATATCTATTTTAATGATGGGAGTAGACCAACGTGGTGAAGACCAAGGAAGGTCAGATTCATTAATGCTATTTACATTAAATCCTACGACGAAATCTATGAAAATTGTTAGTATCCCACGTGATTCTTATACAGAAATAGTTGGAAAAGGTACAAAGGATAAAATTAATCATGCTTATGCTTTTGGCGGAATTGATATGTCTGTAAAAACAGTAGAGAATTTTCTGAATGTACCAGTTGATCATTATATTGAAGTAAATATGGATGGATTTAAAGATATTGTAGATGCTGTTGGTGGCGTGGATGTAAATAATGATTTAGATTTTACATATGAAGGAATTCATTTTGAAAAAGGAAATATTCATCTAGATGGTAGTAAGGCATTACATTATTCTAGGATGAGAAAGCTTGACCCACGTGGTGACTTTGGCCGTCAAATGCGCCAACGTCAAGTTATTCAAGCTGTAATTAAAAAAGGTGCAAGTGTGTCTTCTCTAGCAAATTACGGTGATGTATTAAAAGCAATTGAGAAAAACGTTAAAACAAGTTTAACGCAAGATCAAATGTTTGATATTCAAAAGAATTATAAAGACTGCATGCAGAATAGTGAAGAAATCCAAATTTCAGGTGATGGCCACAAAGCCGCTGATGGTATTTGGTACTACTATGTTCCAGATGCAGCGAAACAAGATTTAACGAATAAGTTAAGAGCGCATCTTGAATTGACTAAGTAA